From Oceanispirochaeta sp., the proteins below share one genomic window:
- a CDS encoding lipase family protein yields the protein MEPENLEYSPVNAWWLAESAFLVYCHPGFARMAYRLAGFEGFRFFQGKGTEVMIAWSSRAAIVSFRGTELKSRSALHEILTNLNALPVAFEGGGMVHKGFLQGLEEVWGGDEGLHLFLESMLDDHPERPLWICGHSLGGALASLCFARLPRAKGLYLYGSPRVGDQDFVELFKNRCVWRHEHARDPVPLVPLDLPALNFNYKDTGCLKYINGSGDLLTERPQFKVEDYISQIAQPKELQESPRNEIKQSQMNVPISEGGPRDLLNKISDHLQQTHKEVRGYLEELDADFGVNADDHHPIYYAVQLWNALISKRS from the coding sequence ATGGAACCAGAAAACCTGGAATACTCTCCGGTGAATGCCTGGTGGCTGGCTGAGTCGGCATTTCTGGTTTATTGCCATCCCGGATTTGCCCGGATGGCTTATCGCCTGGCTGGTTTTGAGGGATTCAGGTTTTTTCAGGGAAAAGGCACAGAAGTCATGATTGCCTGGAGCAGTCGGGCCGCAATAGTATCTTTCCGGGGAACAGAACTGAAAAGCAGATCCGCTTTGCATGAAATACTGACGAATCTGAATGCCCTCCCTGTGGCTTTTGAGGGAGGAGGCATGGTTCATAAAGGATTCCTTCAGGGATTGGAGGAGGTCTGGGGCGGAGATGAGGGACTTCACCTTTTTCTGGAATCCATGCTGGATGACCATCCGGAACGGCCTCTGTGGATCTGCGGTCACAGCCTTGGAGGCGCTTTAGCTTCTTTGTGTTTTGCAAGACTGCCCCGTGCCAAAGGATTGTATCTCTATGGATCCCCACGGGTGGGGGACCAGGACTTTGTGGAGTTATTCAAAAACCGTTGTGTCTGGAGGCATGAACATGCCCGAGACCCTGTTCCCCTGGTTCCCCTGGATCTTCCGGCTCTGAATTTCAACTACAAAGATACAGGCTGTTTGAAATACATTAATGGGTCTGGAGATCTGCTGACGGAGAGGCCCCAATTTAAAGTTGAGGATTATATATCACAAATTGCTCAGCCCAAAGAGCTCCAGGAGAGCCCCCGGAACGAGATCAAACAGTCTCAGATGAATGTTCCCATCAGCGAGGGAGGGCCCCGGGATTTATTGAATAAAATCAGTGATCACCTTCAGCAAACCCACAAAGAGGTTCGGGGTTATCTGGAAGAACTGGATGCTGATTTTGGTGTGAATGCGGATGATCATCATCCCATATATTATGCTGTTCAACTGTGGAATGCCCTGATTTCCAAGCGATCATAG
- the ptsP gene encoding phosphoenolpyruvate--protein phosphotransferase, translating to MQNFTNSLKSISNKASLFESDGELDGFLKEAISLLMSQAAADRGSIFVYNEASSELLFRVGYDKGEFWDTRRCGRDKIPRRFSLDGSEIGRAFSEDIIRILPFSDPDDKDRTISKIMVPIIRGPDKIGVLIMSGSGEDAFDGVDKADLRRAASLLGDMLSEATAFMAHSSKEPAFVRVPDSRVILGLKASEGLVEGKALPIWSDMDTVAETIVNTGSIEKEKEAFEKALLHSQNQLKIIQRSISFGDTEMVSLIFTAQMYMLKDSSFLDKMRQEIAEGLSASDAVLKVIGSYADRFSSMIETRLAEKAQDVRDLGFRILSNMAQPEREGFNYQDQIVLARHIFPSDLFRLAVEGVAGVVLRGAGVTAHIAILARSLSVPLLISDDKSLLNIPEGLPLLLDVSNGKLYVRPDDKTRKEVWGKSRNKKHVPESYILKGHLSDGLSVSVHANINILKDAEDALREGAEGIGLYRSEFPFILKNDFLSEEQQFRLYRSIVDSQKGKPIILRTADIGGDKLLQGRSEAESNPFLGVRGIRFSLANLEMFRDQIRAMLRAGTKADLGIMLPMVSGVEEVLQARDELELCIRQLRERGEPFNEKPKLGAMIELPSAAMSVRELAEVTDFLSIGSNDLIMYLLAVDRTNENLSHLYRSHHPTVLRVLATIIEEASEGGGDISVCGDIASDPHLIPVLVGMGIRKLSVSPALIEPVKKRLLQFSHEETLQIRNEILGIRRLAEMDEFMKSLELRYPHRNDGF from the coding sequence GTGCAAAATTTTACTAATTCGCTGAAAAGCATAAGCAATAAAGCCTCCCTCTTCGAATCCGATGGTGAACTGGATGGATTTCTCAAAGAAGCCATCTCTCTTTTGATGTCCCAGGCTGCCGCTGACAGGGGATCCATTTTTGTTTACAACGAGGCTTCGAGTGAGCTGCTTTTCAGGGTCGGATATGATAAAGGGGAGTTCTGGGATACCCGGCGCTGCGGAAGGGATAAGATACCCCGTCGCTTTTCTCTGGATGGATCAGAAATCGGAAGGGCCTTTAGTGAGGATATCATCCGGATACTCCCTTTTTCCGATCCCGATGATAAGGACCGCACAATCTCAAAGATTATGGTTCCCATTATCCGGGGGCCTGATAAAATCGGGGTTCTGATCATGTCAGGTTCCGGGGAAGATGCCTTTGACGGAGTGGACAAGGCTGATCTTCGCCGTGCCGCCTCCCTGTTAGGAGACATGCTTTCCGAAGCCACCGCCTTTATGGCTCATTCAAGTAAGGAACCGGCCTTTGTCAGAGTTCCCGATTCCAGAGTCATTCTGGGCCTGAAAGCCTCTGAAGGACTGGTGGAGGGCAAGGCCCTCCCCATCTGGTCGGATATGGACACCGTCGCGGAGACCATTGTAAACACCGGCAGCATTGAAAAGGAGAAAGAAGCCTTTGAAAAGGCTCTGCTCCACTCTCAGAACCAGCTGAAAATAATACAGAGAAGCATCTCCTTTGGAGACACCGAAATGGTTTCTCTGATCTTTACGGCCCAGATGTATATGCTCAAGGACAGCAGCTTTCTGGATAAAATGAGGCAGGAAATCGCAGAGGGTCTGTCTGCCTCAGATGCTGTTCTCAAGGTCATAGGTTCCTATGCCGACCGGTTTTCATCCATGATTGAAACCCGGCTTGCCGAGAAAGCACAGGATGTGAGGGACCTTGGTTTTCGTATCCTCTCCAACATGGCCCAGCCCGAGAGGGAAGGATTCAATTATCAGGATCAAATTGTTCTGGCCCGGCACATTTTCCCCTCGGATTTGTTCCGCCTGGCCGTAGAGGGTGTTGCCGGAGTTGTGCTCCGGGGAGCCGGTGTCACAGCTCATATTGCTATTCTGGCCCGGTCTCTCTCGGTTCCGTTACTCATCAGTGATGATAAGTCTCTGCTGAATATTCCCGAAGGACTCCCCCTGCTTTTGGATGTGTCAAATGGGAAACTTTATGTCCGTCCTGATGATAAAACCAGAAAAGAGGTCTGGGGAAAGTCCCGGAATAAAAAGCATGTTCCCGAATCCTATATCCTTAAGGGCCATCTCTCCGACGGCCTCTCTGTCTCGGTTCATGCCAATATCAACATTCTCAAGGATGCGGAAGATGCCCTGAGGGAGGGTGCCGAGGGAATAGGACTCTATCGGAGTGAATTCCCCTTTATTCTCAAGAATGATTTTTTGTCGGAAGAGCAGCAGTTCCGCCTGTACAGGTCTATTGTGGATAGTCAGAAAGGCAAGCCCATTATCCTGAGAACCGCTGATATCGGGGGGGATAAATTGCTGCAGGGCCGGAGTGAAGCCGAAAGCAATCCCTTTTTAGGTGTCCGGGGTATCCGTTTTTCTCTGGCCAACCTGGAAATGTTCCGGGATCAGATCCGGGCTATGCTCCGAGCCGGAACCAAGGCCGACCTGGGCATCATGCTGCCCATGGTTTCCGGTGTGGAAGAGGTCCTGCAGGCCCGGGATGAACTGGAACTCTGTATCCGCCAATTGAGGGAACGGGGGGAGCCATTTAATGAGAAACCGAAACTAGGGGCAATGATAGAGCTGCCATCGGCAGCCATGTCGGTGAGGGAGCTGGCAGAAGTGACGGATTTTCTCTCTATCGGTTCCAATGACCTGATCATGTACCTTCTGGCAGTGGACAGAACCAATGAAAACCTGAGTCATCTCTACAGAAGCCATCATCCCACTGTGTTAAGAGTTCTGGCTACCATCATCGAAGAGGCCTCGGAAGGAGGAGGGGATATCTCTGTCTGTGGAGATATCGCCTCAGATCCTCATCTTATCCCTGTTCTGGTGGGGATGGGCATCCGTAAGCTAAGTGTGTCTCCCGCCTTGATTGAACCAGTCAAGAAAAGGCTTCTTCAGTTTTCTCATGAAGAGACTCTTCAGATCCGCAATGAGATCCTGGGAATCCGCAGACTGGCCGAGATGGATGAGTTTATGAAATCACTGGAACTCAGATACCCTCACAGGAACGATGGTTTTTAA
- a CDS encoding glycoside hydrolase family 3 N-terminal domain-containing protein yields MNKDLLKKAGRMIVAGIDGTTVGEHARFCGKELFIGNWILFMRNISSPPQVKELNEELRSLTRGNNGMEPFISIDQEGGIVSRLHGEMNIYPGAMACGAAGEGHAAGTARIMAEHLHRMGFNMNLAPVADINSNPLNPIVGPRSYGDIPEAVADQILELCRVHMDSGIIPVLKHFPGHGDTGVDSHLELPTLHLTREELEHRELIPFIRAIAEDVPAIMVAHMSIPSLDDTGTPSSLSEKIISGFLRESLGFRGLVLTDCLEMEGIQSCCTTGEAVVKAVTAGADLLYISHRAEEQEKGVKALYDQLVSGKIPESRINESLRRMEKYKTQYFQEEKQSSPLSAGWTDEDKNSLRETSRRSLTVLKDRGFLKPSALRNNPRFLILHLRRPEQFIGENTVAGGDPAQILKKAFPKAVFRTMKPEDIKKEISKAPIRAEEWEKILIVCSDLFRFAEAMDFVRNLLKSETSCAVAVMRTPYEGGEFTRADALILTYEDTPSAYTSLAEFLNGEFTARGVCPVKIPGLESLQ; encoded by the coding sequence ATGAATAAAGATCTGTTAAAAAAAGCCGGACGGATGATAGTAGCCGGAATTGACGGGACCACTGTGGGAGAACACGCCCGGTTCTGCGGGAAAGAGCTTTTCATTGGAAACTGGATACTCTTTATGCGGAATATTTCATCTCCCCCTCAGGTAAAAGAGTTGAATGAAGAATTGCGGAGCCTCACCCGGGGCAACAACGGTATGGAACCCTTCATCAGCATCGATCAGGAAGGCGGCATTGTCAGCAGACTCCACGGTGAGATGAATATTTATCCCGGAGCCATGGCCTGCGGAGCCGCAGGGGAGGGTCATGCCGCCGGGACAGCCCGCATCATGGCAGAACATCTGCACCGGATGGGCTTTAACATGAACCTGGCTCCCGTGGCGGATATCAACAGCAACCCTTTGAATCCCATCGTTGGTCCCCGCAGCTACGGGGATATACCGGAAGCCGTGGCAGATCAGATTCTGGAGCTGTGCAGGGTCCACATGGATTCGGGAATCATCCCGGTGCTCAAGCATTTTCCGGGTCATGGGGATACAGGGGTGGATTCCCATCTGGAACTGCCCACTCTTCATTTGACCCGTGAAGAACTGGAACATAGAGAGTTGATTCCCTTCATCAGAGCCATCGCTGAAGATGTTCCCGCCATCATGGTAGCCCATATGAGCATCCCCTCCCTGGATGACACAGGCACCCCCTCCTCTCTTTCTGAGAAAATCATCTCAGGGTTCCTCAGAGAGTCCCTGGGTTTTAGAGGACTGGTCCTGACAGACTGCCTGGAAATGGAAGGGATTCAGTCCTGCTGCACAACCGGAGAAGCCGTAGTGAAGGCCGTGACTGCCGGAGCAGATCTTCTGTATATATCCCACAGGGCGGAGGAGCAGGAAAAAGGAGTCAAAGCCCTCTACGACCAGCTGGTATCAGGAAAAATTCCCGAATCCAGGATCAATGAATCCCTCCGCCGGATGGAAAAGTACAAAACTCAGTACTTCCAGGAAGAAAAGCAAAGCTCCCCCCTCTCTGCCGGCTGGACTGATGAGGATAAAAACAGCTTAAGAGAGACAAGCCGCAGGAGTCTGACCGTCCTCAAAGACCGGGGATTTTTAAAACCCTCCGCCCTCAGGAACAATCCCCGTTTCCTCATCCTCCACCTCAGGCGGCCCGAACAGTTTATCGGTGAGAATACAGTCGCCGGCGGTGATCCGGCACAGATTCTTAAAAAAGCCTTTCCAAAGGCAGTTTTTCGCACAATGAAACCAGAAGATATCAAAAAAGAAATCAGCAAGGCCCCGATTAGAGCAGAAGAGTGGGAGAAAATTCTGATTGTCTGCTCCGACCTTTTCCGCTTTGCGGAAGCCATGGACTTTGTCCGCAACCTCCTCAAATCAGAAACATCCTGTGCTGTCGCCGTCATGAGAACGCCCTATGAGGGAGGGGAGTTTACCCGGGCGGATGCCCTTATCCTGACCTATGAGGATACACCGTCGGCCTATACGAGCCTGGCAGAATTTTTAAATGGAGAGTTCACGGCTAGAGGGGTCTGTCCGGTCAAGATCCCGGGACTCGAATCACTTCAGTGA
- a CDS encoding methyl-accepting chemotaxis protein, with protein MLRRILTIYDQHSDITVRFRSKALLKVDLASIILFSCFTIFNIVEGRILKAVIETFLVLLFIANIIMLKKGMYKAAVNVILSICFSAAILITISNPVAIQYEGYMIFTYAMPTLLALALFGYSQVQPFIFIICGELFLMISFFFRVLPQYSGTTGELISFYIVPVLLLLLCNYFVIMVIKNSTVIFDSLMHQEEATSQRFNELNALMGKFKENLSLGNDLHDLAESTRDNAESITGRLHNMESIIQELSGLMQSADEVQQDIFDAGTSVGQVVETQTTAMKESAAAVEEIAGSITTISETMQTRLEALNRLKENSRQSEKQIKESGRLMDEMLASNSRINEITTVIEDVGSQTNLLAMNASIEAAHAGEVGKGFAVVAGEIRKLAETTNTQSKQIRELLEKSNKNSQSAVKQSREVLVQFEHIMEQIDDQAQAMNEVFISLNELAGNARGITVSVGDMMSANSTVNQSVDTMSSRIELGHGSVRQTSEMAQKVTELASKINTATDALVQDSRTLAEIGKKNTENLKNLEAELQMLR; from the coding sequence ATGCTCAGAAGAATCCTAACCATCTACGATCAGCACAGTGATATAACTGTCCGGTTTCGTTCCAAAGCCCTTCTAAAGGTTGATCTGGCTTCCATTATTTTATTTTCCTGCTTTACAATCTTCAATATTGTGGAAGGCAGGATCTTAAAAGCAGTCATTGAGACCTTCCTTGTCCTCCTGTTTATCGCCAATATAATCATGCTGAAAAAAGGGATGTACAAAGCGGCGGTCAATGTGATTCTGTCGATTTGTTTCTCCGCGGCCATACTGATCACAATCAGTAATCCTGTTGCTATTCAGTATGAGGGATACATGATTTTCACCTATGCCATGCCCACCCTGTTGGCCCTGGCCCTCTTTGGATACTCTCAGGTTCAACCTTTCATATTCATCATCTGCGGCGAACTATTTCTGATGATCTCCTTCTTTTTTAGAGTTCTACCCCAGTATTCCGGGACGACAGGGGAGTTAATTTCATTCTATATTGTTCCGGTCCTTCTTTTATTGCTCTGTAACTATTTTGTTATAATGGTCATCAAAAATTCTACAGTCATCTTTGACTCACTGATGCATCAGGAGGAAGCCACCAGCCAAAGGTTCAATGAGCTCAATGCTCTGATGGGCAAGTTCAAGGAAAACCTCAGCCTGGGGAATGATTTGCATGATCTGGCAGAGAGCACAAGGGATAACGCCGAGAGCATCACCGGACGATTGCATAATATGGAATCCATTATTCAGGAACTGTCAGGACTGATGCAATCTGCCGATGAGGTTCAGCAGGATATTTTTGATGCAGGAACATCAGTCGGTCAGGTGGTAGAAACTCAAACGACTGCTATGAAAGAATCCGCTGCGGCTGTAGAGGAGATAGCCGGTTCCATTACCACTATTTCAGAAACCATGCAGACCAGGCTGGAAGCTCTGAACAGACTGAAGGAAAACTCCCGGCAGTCAGAAAAGCAAATCAAGGAGTCCGGGCGCCTTATGGATGAGATGCTGGCATCCAACAGCCGGATCAACGAAATTACAACGGTCATTGAAGATGTGGGCAGCCAGACGAACCTTCTGGCCATGAATGCCTCCATCGAAGCGGCTCATGCTGGAGAAGTCGGAAAAGGTTTTGCCGTGGTTGCCGGCGAGATCAGAAAATTGGCAGAAACGACCAATACCCAGTCTAAGCAGATCAGAGAACTACTTGAAAAAAGCAATAAAAATTCCCAATCAGCAGTCAAGCAGAGCCGGGAAGTTCTGGTGCAATTTGAACATATTATGGAGCAGATTGACGATCAGGCACAAGCCATGAATGAAGTATTTATCAGTCTGAATGAACTGGCCGGGAATGCCCGGGGGATCACCGTAAGCGTCGGAGACATGATGAGTGCGAACTCAACGGTGAATCAATCGGTAGATACAATGTCTTCCAGGATAGAGCTGGGTCATGGCAGCGTTCGTCAAACCTCCGAGATGGCCCAGAAGGTTACGGAGCTGGCGTCGAAGATCAATACGGCCACAGACGCCCTGGTCCAGGATTCGAGAACCCTGGCAGAAATCGGCAAAAAGAACACCGAAAATCTTAAAAATTTGGAAGCAGAACTGCAGATGCTCCGCTGA
- a CDS encoding radical SAM protein — MDRKKEGYRFCTLCGRDCCVDRYRTLGYCKSSDKLKLAWAGLHFGEEPPITGKGGSGTVFFTGCTLGCPFCQNFQISRQGMGRELEDADFLKIVRALRERGAENLNLVTPSPYIPTLVEILPLVRDEGFPLVWNSSGQEMKEAMKGIFPLIDIFLPDLKTLDKRVAKEYYHYKNYPSVAEPLLLEMADRKPLVLDERGVMKQGLLLRHLVLPGELESTAEVLKWFAKNLKGRAMLSIMSQYTPVVTPDYPEAHPDRFLSGDEYDQVVEMLYENDLDDGFIQDWVTGSDWLPDFNRINPFSSDLSSPLWHWKDGFV, encoded by the coding sequence ATGGATAGGAAAAAAGAGGGATATCGTTTCTGTACCCTCTGCGGCAGGGACTGCTGCGTTGATCGGTACAGGACGCTTGGATACTGCAAATCATCGGATAAGTTAAAACTGGCCTGGGCTGGACTCCATTTTGGAGAGGAACCCCCCATTACAGGAAAAGGAGGCAGCGGGACTGTTTTCTTCACAGGATGTACCCTGGGCTGTCCCTTCTGCCAGAATTTTCAGATCAGCCGGCAGGGTATGGGACGAGAGCTTGAAGATGCTGACTTTCTGAAGATTGTTCGGGCCCTGAGAGAGAGAGGTGCAGAAAATTTGAACCTGGTGACACCTTCCCCATATATCCCGACTCTGGTGGAGATTCTGCCCCTTGTCAGGGATGAGGGATTTCCTCTGGTCTGGAACTCTTCCGGTCAGGAGATGAAAGAAGCCATGAAGGGCATCTTCCCCCTTATCGATATCTTCCTCCCCGATTTAAAGACTCTGGATAAAAGGGTTGCAAAGGAGTATTACCACTATAAAAATTATCCTTCTGTGGCTGAGCCGCTGCTCCTTGAAATGGCAGACCGCAAGCCCCTCGTCCTTGATGAGCGAGGTGTGATGAAGCAGGGACTTCTACTGCGCCATCTGGTTTTGCCGGGAGAGCTTGAATCAACGGCGGAAGTCTTGAAATGGTTTGCAAAGAATCTGAAAGGACGGGCCATGTTGTCCATCATGAGCCAGTACACTCCAGTCGTCACTCCCGACTATCCGGAGGCGCATCCTGACAGGTTTCTCAGTGGTGATGAGTATGATCAGGTGGTTGAAATGCTGTATGAGAATGATCTGGATGACGGATTTATCCAGGATTGGGTTACAGGCAGTGACTGGTTGCCCGATTTTAACAGGATAAATCCATTTTCATCTGATCTTTCCAGCCCCCTCTGGCACTGGAAAGATGGATTTGTGTAG
- a CDS encoding LacI family DNA-binding transcriptional regulator, producing the protein MGKVRLKEIARLSGVSISTVSRVVNEPDHVNSETREAVYGVMRELGYKPGYKASVSDKKGVLGVVTPQMYSEFAMDLILALEEEISPHGIYPLLINSGEERSLSVLLNRDSRWAGLVDMAVLVNMDVDERAFHYLQERNIHCAVVHSRCPYCFSVLNNNYLGGFDAAEYLWKKGYRRPGIIMWNNENNNIQEDRRTGFLKALEGRGVRADQIPQEYSRISPAGGSACTERILRDHDLDALFFTSDTMAIGGLEYCRKQKIRIPEDIAVMGFDDIRMASTMNLTTMKQFIPAKAKTVVDHLIQCRDAVLPPEYPGEVTMTPVLVERQTT; encoded by the coding sequence ATGGGAAAAGTACGCTTGAAAGAAATAGCCCGACTGTCGGGAGTCAGCATCAGTACGGTCAGCCGTGTGGTGAACGAACCGGATCATGTCAATTCTGAAACAAGAGAGGCTGTCTATGGGGTCATGCGGGAGCTGGGATACAAGCCGGGTTACAAGGCTTCCGTATCCGATAAAAAGGGGGTTCTAGGGGTGGTGACCCCTCAGATGTACAGTGAGTTCGCCATGGATTTGATCCTGGCCCTGGAGGAGGAAATTTCTCCCCATGGAATATATCCTCTTTTGATAAACAGCGGGGAAGAGCGCTCTCTCTCGGTCCTGCTGAACAGAGACAGCCGCTGGGCCGGTCTGGTGGATATGGCTGTTCTAGTCAATATGGATGTGGATGAACGGGCCTTTCACTATTTGCAGGAGCGGAACATTCACTGTGCCGTGGTTCATTCCCGCTGTCCCTACTGTTTTTCTGTTCTCAATAATAATTATCTGGGCGGTTTTGATGCGGCCGAATACCTATGGAAAAAGGGATACCGCCGACCGGGAATTATCATGTGGAATAATGAGAACAACAACATTCAGGAAGACCGGCGGACAGGGTTTTTGAAGGCTCTGGAGGGACGGGGAGTGAGGGCAGATCAAATCCCTCAGGAATACAGCCGCATTTCTCCTGCAGGCGGATCAGCCTGTACCGAAAGGATTTTAAGGGACCATGATCTGGATGCTCTATTTTTCACCAGCGACACCATGGCTATCGGAGGTCTGGAGTACTGCCGCAAACAGAAAATTCGCATACCCGAAGACATCGCTGTCATGGGTTTTGATGATATTCGAATGGCCTCTACAATGAATCTGACAACGATGAAACAATTTATTCCGGCAAAAGCCAAAACCGTGGTGGATCACCTGATTCAATGCCGGGATGCTGTCCTGCCGCCGGAATATCCGGGGGAAGTCACAATGACCCCGGTCCTGGTGGAACGGCAGACCACATGA
- a CDS encoding alpha-glucosidase has product MTKKIVLVGAGSAQFGLGTLGDIFNSPVMRGSEITLLDINEKALKSVEDRAQAFLTRHKLDYRVSSSMDRTKAFQDADFIIISIEVGDRFRLWEEDWKVPLQYGVNQVYGENGGAGGVFHALRIIPPILEICRDAVNICPEAHIFCYSNPMTAITTTVHRAFPGIKFTGLCHEIASLERYLPSILKMPFDQMDLSSGGLNHFSCLLTARDKKTGRDLYPEIMEKAPRFFAVEPGYSDFWDYYNKTGKLIQTEGAKERADLGLDKSAYSWADRKLFKFIMETYGLLPITVDSHFGEYMSWAWEVADHRGIIDFFDFYKKALSEEAEPEIKLETRERIVPIMEGISTDSGYLEAAVNVPNRGLIKDLPDWIAVEVPGTINASGVKGKALGELPKGFAALLRNYTGTYDLTAEAVLTGKKDYVVQALLANPVVNKALPLKDLVGRMISQQHQWLGYLK; this is encoded by the coding sequence ATGACAAAGAAAATCGTACTTGTCGGTGCCGGAAGCGCCCAGTTCGGATTAGGGACATTGGGTGACATATTCAACAGTCCTGTAATGAGGGGTTCAGAAATAACCCTGCTGGACATCAACGAAAAAGCACTGAAGTCTGTGGAAGACAGGGCTCAAGCCTTTCTGACCAGACATAAACTGGATTACAGAGTCAGCTCCAGCATGGACAGAACAAAGGCATTCCAGGATGCCGACTTTATAATAATTTCCATTGAAGTCGGCGACCGTTTCCGCCTCTGGGAAGAAGACTGGAAGGTCCCCCTACAGTATGGTGTCAATCAGGTGTATGGAGAAAACGGAGGAGCCGGGGGAGTCTTCCACGCCCTGAGAATCATTCCACCCATTCTGGAGATCTGCCGGGATGCTGTCAATATTTGTCCCGAGGCTCATATCTTCTGCTACTCCAATCCCATGACGGCCATAACCACCACGGTGCACAGGGCCTTCCCAGGCATTAAATTTACAGGACTCTGTCATGAGATTGCGTCTTTAGAGCGATACCTTCCCTCCATTCTGAAGATGCCCTTTGATCAGATGGACCTGAGTTCGGGCGGTCTAAACCACTTCAGCTGTTTACTGACTGCCAGGGACAAAAAAACCGGTCGGGACCTGTATCCTGAAATCATGGAGAAGGCTCCCCGGTTTTTTGCAGTAGAACCCGGATACAGCGACTTTTGGGATTATTACAACAAGACAGGGAAACTTATCCAGACAGAAGGAGCCAAAGAGCGGGCCGACCTGGGACTCGATAAAAGTGCCTACTCCTGGGCCGATCGAAAACTCTTCAAATTCATCATGGAGACTTATGGACTCCTGCCCATCACAGTAGACAGCCACTTTGGAGAATACATGAGCTGGGCCTGGGAAGTGGCAGACCACAGGGGCATCATCGACTTTTTTGATTTCTATAAGAAGGCACTGAGTGAGGAAGCAGAACCGGAAATTAAACTCGAAACGAGAGAACGGATTGTTCCTATCATGGAGGGCATATCCACAGACAGCGGGTATCTTGAAGCGGCGGTGAATGTGCCGAACAGGGGCTTGATCAAGGACCTTCCTGACTGGATTGCTGTCGAGGTTCCCGGAACCATCAACGCCTCCGGTGTGAAGGGAAAAGCTCTGGGCGAACTGCCCAAGGGCTTCGCCGCTCTGCTGAGAAACTATACCGGGACCTATGACCTGACTGCGGAAGCGGTCCTGACGGGTAAAAAAGATTATGTTGTTCAGGCCCTGCTGGCGAATCCTGTCGTCAACAAAGCCCTGCCTTTGAAAGATCTGGTGGGCCGAATGATATCACAGCAGCACCAGTGGCTGGGATATCTGAAATAG
- the pyrH gene encoding UMP kinase, with the protein MDKIQILDLGGSIVAPEVIDTKFLQKMRNFLLSWLDEDEERRLILIIGGGAPARKYQTAFRETDSNSAEAELDWIGIMATRLNAQLMKAVMGSACQDPVVTDPTHIKSMKGRVLVAAGWKPGFSTDYDAVLLAENFKARTILNLSNIKKVYSADPNLDPDAIPLDSLSWEEYQQMCGHTWTPGKNTPFDPVATRKARDLKLKVIAADGRDLDNLKNIFYGLNFTGTVIGPE; encoded by the coding sequence GTGGATAAAATACAAATACTTGATTTGGGCGGCTCAATTGTAGCACCGGAAGTCATAGACACAAAGTTCCTTCAAAAAATGAGAAATTTCCTTCTATCCTGGCTGGATGAAGACGAAGAACGCAGGCTTATATTGATCATTGGAGGGGGAGCACCGGCTCGAAAATATCAGACAGCCTTCAGAGAGACTGATTCAAACTCGGCTGAAGCGGAACTCGACTGGATAGGGATCATGGCCACGAGGCTGAATGCACAGCTGATGAAAGCCGTCATGGGGTCAGCCTGCCAGGACCCGGTTGTCACCGATCCTACACATATCAAATCCATGAAGGGGCGTGTCCTTGTAGCAGCAGGCTGGAAACCGGGTTTCTCCACTGACTATGATGCCGTACTTTTAGCAGAAAACTTCAAGGCCCGTACCATCTTGAACCTATCCAACATAAAGAAGGTCTATTCGGCAGATCCCAACCTTGACCCCGATGCGATTCCTCTGGACAGCCTGAGCTGGGAGGAATACCAGCAGATGTGCGGCCATACCTGGACTCCCGGCAAAAACACTCCTTTTGATCCTGTGGCTACCCGAAAAGCACGGGACCTCAAGCTGAAGGTGATTGCCGCCGACGGCAGAGACCTGGATAATCTTAAAAATATTTTTTACGGCCTGAACTTTACCGGCACCGTCATCGGTCCGGAATAG